One Rosa chinensis cultivar Old Blush chromosome 5, RchiOBHm-V2, whole genome shotgun sequence genomic region harbors:
- the LOC112166261 gene encoding uncharacterized protein LOC112166261 isoform X1: MDGSGLGGGFLSGPSGGTLDLESGIPRHQEKQLGLPGLAHHQHHGIVMSGVGVGVDHRPVGLAEVKGSIPRGASMNVVKGKAVAPFNTNNAYNLSEEDEPSYTEDGNGENVEGAKGKKGSTWQRMKWTDRVVRLLISVVACVDDDGTVEGGGEGLKRKSAVLQKKGKWKTVSKIMIGKGCHVSPQQCEDKFNDLNKRYKRLNDILGRGTSCRVVENPALMDSMPHLSAKAKDDVRKILSSKQLFYKEMCAYHNGQWIPGCHDLDLKGHPLPPGRCSTDNNVSEEEGAEEHHDTEDDELDDEDNNADGIDRDRMGRMGDRTRSSEEDDHFWQQVSLDSFEVEMAEVLQDPTKSLWERREWIKKQKLQLQQQRVSCEAEALELEKQRYKWLRYRSKKDRELERLRLENERMRLENDKRVLQLRQKEVEIDLRLSEASLEPSVGIDRLLGRDLDLGRHQ, translated from the coding sequence ATGGATGGTTCAGGTTTGGGAGGTGGATTTTTGTCTGGTCCAAGTGGGGGGACGCTAGACCTTGAATCGGGGATCCCTAGACACCAGGAGAAGCAGTTGGGTCTTCCGGGGTTGGCACATCATCAACATCATGGGATTGTGATGAGTGGTGTTGGGGTTGGGGTTGATCACCGTCCTGTAGGGCTTGCAGAGGTGAAAGGGTCGATACCAAGAGGTGCTTCGATGAATGTTGTAAAAGGAAAGGCCGTTGCACCTTTTAATACCAATAATGCTTACAATTTGAGTGAAGAAGATGAGCCAAGTTATACAGAAGATGGGAATGGTGAGAACGTTGAAGGAGCCAAGGGTAAAAAGGGATCCACATGGCAGCGAATGAAATGGACGGATAGAGTGGTTAGGCTTCTTATATCGGTGGTTGCTTGTGTGGATGATGATGGTACAGttgaaggtggtggtgaaggcCTTAAGAGGAAATCTGCAGTTTTACAGAAAAAGGGTAAATGGAAGACTGTGTCAAAGATAATGATTGGTAAAGGTTGCCATGTATCACCTCAGCAGTGCGAGGACAAGTTTAATGATTTGAACAAGAGGTATAAGAGGTTGAATGATATTCTTGGGAGGGGAACTAGTTGTAGAGTGGTGGAGAATCCTGCTCTTATGGACTCAATGCCCCATCTCTCCGCCAAGGCGAAAGATGACGTTAGAAAGATTTTGAGTTCAAAACAGTTGTTTTATAAAGAAATGTGTGCTTATCATAATGGACAGTGGATACCTGGTTGTCATGATCTTGACCTCAAAGGTCATCCTTTACCTCCCGGGAGATGCTCAACAGACAATAATGTTTCTGAGGAAGAAGGGGCTGAAGAACACCATGACACTGAGGATGATGAGTTAGATGACGAAGATAATAATGCTGATGGTATTGATAGAGATCGGATGGGTAGAATGGGTGACAGGACGAGATCTAGTGAAGAAGATGACCATTTCTGGCAACAGGTTTCTCTGGATAGTTTTGAAGTTGAAATGGCTGAGGTTCTTCAAGACCCAACAAAGTCTCTATGGGAGCGAAGAGAGTGGATCAAGAAACAGAAGTTGCAACTCCAACAGCAAAGAGTCAGCTGCGAGGCTGAAGCTTTGGAGCTTGAGAAGCAGAGGTATAAATGGCTAAGATACCGTAGCAAGAAAGACAGGGAACTGGAAAGGTTGAGGCTGGAGAATGAGAGAATGAGATTAGAGAATGACAAAAGGGTACTGCAACTGAGGCAGAAGGAAGTGGAAATAGATTTGAGGCTGTCAGAAGCTTCTTTAGAACCTTCTGTTGGTATTGACAGATTGCTAGGAAGAGATCTTGACTTGGGGAGGCATCAATAG
- the LOC112166261 gene encoding uncharacterized protein LOC112166261 isoform X2 — MSGVGVGVDHRPVGLAEVKGSIPRGASMNVVKGKAVAPFNTNNAYNLSEEDEPSYTEDGNGENVEGAKGKKGSTWQRMKWTDRVVRLLISVVACVDDDGTVEGGGEGLKRKSAVLQKKGKWKTVSKIMIGKGCHVSPQQCEDKFNDLNKRYKRLNDILGRGTSCRVVENPALMDSMPHLSAKAKDDVRKILSSKQLFYKEMCAYHNGQWIPGCHDLDLKGHPLPPGRCSTDNNVSEEEGAEEHHDTEDDELDDEDNNADGIDRDRMGRMGDRTRSSEEDDHFWQQVSLDSFEVEMAEVLQDPTKSLWERREWIKKQKLQLQQQRVSCEAEALELEKQRYKWLRYRSKKDRELERLRLENERMRLENDKRVLQLRQKEVEIDLRLSEASLEPSVGIDRLLGRDLDLGRHQ, encoded by the coding sequence ATGAGTGGTGTTGGGGTTGGGGTTGATCACCGTCCTGTAGGGCTTGCAGAGGTGAAAGGGTCGATACCAAGAGGTGCTTCGATGAATGTTGTAAAAGGAAAGGCCGTTGCACCTTTTAATACCAATAATGCTTACAATTTGAGTGAAGAAGATGAGCCAAGTTATACAGAAGATGGGAATGGTGAGAACGTTGAAGGAGCCAAGGGTAAAAAGGGATCCACATGGCAGCGAATGAAATGGACGGATAGAGTGGTTAGGCTTCTTATATCGGTGGTTGCTTGTGTGGATGATGATGGTACAGttgaaggtggtggtgaaggcCTTAAGAGGAAATCTGCAGTTTTACAGAAAAAGGGTAAATGGAAGACTGTGTCAAAGATAATGATTGGTAAAGGTTGCCATGTATCACCTCAGCAGTGCGAGGACAAGTTTAATGATTTGAACAAGAGGTATAAGAGGTTGAATGATATTCTTGGGAGGGGAACTAGTTGTAGAGTGGTGGAGAATCCTGCTCTTATGGACTCAATGCCCCATCTCTCCGCCAAGGCGAAAGATGACGTTAGAAAGATTTTGAGTTCAAAACAGTTGTTTTATAAAGAAATGTGTGCTTATCATAATGGACAGTGGATACCTGGTTGTCATGATCTTGACCTCAAAGGTCATCCTTTACCTCCCGGGAGATGCTCAACAGACAATAATGTTTCTGAGGAAGAAGGGGCTGAAGAACACCATGACACTGAGGATGATGAGTTAGATGACGAAGATAATAATGCTGATGGTATTGATAGAGATCGGATGGGTAGAATGGGTGACAGGACGAGATCTAGTGAAGAAGATGACCATTTCTGGCAACAGGTTTCTCTGGATAGTTTTGAAGTTGAAATGGCTGAGGTTCTTCAAGACCCAACAAAGTCTCTATGGGAGCGAAGAGAGTGGATCAAGAAACAGAAGTTGCAACTCCAACAGCAAAGAGTCAGCTGCGAGGCTGAAGCTTTGGAGCTTGAGAAGCAGAGGTATAAATGGCTAAGATACCGTAGCAAGAAAGACAGGGAACTGGAAAGGTTGAGGCTGGAGAATGAGAGAATGAGATTAGAGAATGACAAAAGGGTACTGCAACTGAGGCAGAAGGAAGTGGAAATAGATTTGAGGCTGTCAGAAGCTTCTTTAGAACCTTCTGTTGGTATTGACAGATTGCTAGGAAGAGATCTTGACTTGGGGAGGCATCAATAG
- the LOC112167041 gene encoding ADP,ATP carrier protein, mitochondrial — protein sequence MADKHQSPTVIQKFAGQLHLGSTLSQDIHSQSHYGGFQRPNLNQRRFAYGNYSNAALQYPVNHACGATDRSLISSATSPLLVQAPSEKGFAGFAIDFLMGGVSAAVSKTAAAPIERVKLLIQNQDEMLKAGRLSEPYKGIGDCFSRTMKDEGMVSLWRGNTANVIRYFPTQALNFAFKDYFKKLFNFKKDRDGYWKWFAGNLASGGAAGASSLFFVYSLDYARTRLANDSKAAKKGGGGRQFNGLVDVYRKTLASDGIAGLYRGFNISCVGIIVYRGLYFGMYDSLKPVLLTGKMQDSFFASFALGWVITNGAGLASYPIDTIRRRMMMTSGEAVKYKGSLDCFNQVMKNEGAKSLFKGAGANILRAIAGAGVLAGYDKLQVLVFGKKYGSGGA from the exons ATGGCTGATAAGCACCAGAGCCCAACTGTTATCCAAAAGTTTGCTGGTCAGCTACATCTTGGTTCCACCCTTTCTCAAGATATCCACAGCCAGAGCCACTATGGCGGCTTCCAGAGGCCTAATCTCAATCAAAGGCGTTTTGcatatggaaattattctaatGCAGCATTGCAGTATCCTGTGAACCATGCATGTGGAGCAACTGATCGGTCATTGATCAGTTCCGCTACCTCACCTCTGCTTGTCCAAGCCCCATCAGAGAAAGGATTTGCGGGCTTTGCCATTGATTTTCTAATGGGTGGAGTTTCAGCCGCTGTGTCCAAGACTGCTGCTGCTCCAATTGAGCGCGTAAAGCTGTTGATTCAAAACCAGGATGAGATGCTCAAGGCTGGCAGGCTTTCTGAACCCTACAAGGGAATTGGGGATTGTTTTAGCCGAACAATGAAAGATGAGGGAATGGTGTCCCTGTGGAGAGGGAACACAGCTAATGTCATCCGTTACTTCCCAACTCAG GCCTTAAACTTTGCATTCAAAGATTACTTCAAGAAGCTTTTCAACTTCAAAAAGGATAGGGATGGCTACTGGAAATGGTTTGCAGGAAACTTAGCATCTGGTGGTGCTGCTGGTGcctcttctttattttttgtttactcTTTGGATTATGCTCGTACCCGCCTTGCAAATGATTCCAAAGCTGCTAAGAAGGGAGGCGGTGGGAGACAATTCAATGGCCTGGTTGATGTCTACAGAAAGACTCTCGCATCAGATGGTATTGCTGGCCTTTACCGCGGTTTCAACATTTCTTGTGTTGGCATCATTGTGTACCGTGGTCTATACTTTGGAATGTATGATTCTTTGAAGCCTGTGCTCCTCACTGGAAAGATGCAG GATAGTTTCTTTGCTAGTTTTGCTCTTGGTTGGGTTATCACCAATGGTGCCGGTCTTGCATCTTACCCAATTGACACTATCCgtaggaggatgatgatgacttCTGGTGAAGCGGTCAAATACAAGGGCTCACTCGATTGCTTCAATCAAGTCATGAAGAATGAGGGTGCAAAGTCCCTCTTCAAGGGTGCCGGTGCCAATATTCTTCGTGCAATTGCTGGTGCTGGTGTGCTTGCAGGTTATGACAAGCTTCAGGTGCTGGTGTTTGGAAAGAAGTATGGTTCTGGTGGAGCTTAA